In Corynebacterium matruchotii, a single genomic region encodes these proteins:
- a CDS encoding FAD-binding oxidoreductase: MTQRPNLSTTTQKLTGWGRTAPTTAQVLATPDVEEIARAVALVAESNADKPDYLKRGVIARGMGRSYGDPTQNAGGLVIDMQPVNHIHSIDPETAIVDVDGGVTLDQLMKAALPYGLWVPVLPGTRQVTIGGAIGPDIHGKNHHSAGSFGDHVVSMELLVADGRILHLEPEGTPDDPKGDLFWATVGGMGLTGIILRARIKMTKTETAYFIADGDLTANLDETVAFHSDGSEHNYTYSSAWFDAISPEPKLGRAAISRGSLATLAQLEELAPKLAKEPLKFNAPQLVTVPDIFPSFTMNKLSMIAIGELWWLKSGTYKNKVQNLTQFYQPLDLIGEWNRGYGSKGFLQYQFVVPTDAVEPFKEIVRDIQRSGHYSALNVFKLFGPGNRAPLSYPMPGWNVCVDFPIKKGLGAFLDDLDRRVMEFGGRLYLAKESRTSAENFHKMYPGLKDWLKLRHEIDPTGVFASDMSRRLELN, encoded by the coding sequence ATGACGCAACGTCCAAACCTTTCCACAACCACACAGAAACTCACCGGTTGGGGCCGGACCGCCCCCACCACCGCCCAGGTGCTTGCCACCCCGGACGTGGAAGAGATTGCTCGTGCGGTTGCCCTGGTGGCAGAATCCAACGCCGATAAACCCGACTACCTCAAGCGGGGTGTGATCGCCCGGGGCATGGGCCGCTCCTATGGCGACCCGACCCAAAACGCTGGCGGCCTGGTCATTGACATGCAGCCGGTGAATCACATTCACTCCATCGACCCGGAGACCGCCATTGTCGACGTGGATGGTGGTGTCACTCTCGACCAATTAATGAAGGCCGCCCTGCCGTATGGCCTGTGGGTTCCGGTGCTGCCGGGCACCCGCCAGGTCACCATTGGTGGCGCCATTGGTCCTGACATTCACGGTAAGAACCACCACTCTGCCGGCTCCTTCGGTGACCATGTGGTGTCGATGGAATTATTGGTTGCCGACGGTCGGATCCTGCATCTTGAGCCGGAAGGCACCCCCGATGATCCTAAGGGTGACCTGTTCTGGGCCACCGTTGGTGGCATGGGGTTGACCGGCATCATTCTGCGGGCCCGCATCAAGATGACCAAGACCGAGACCGCCTACTTCATTGCCGACGGCGACCTCACCGCCAACCTGGATGAAACCGTGGCCTTCCACTCGGATGGTTCCGAGCATAACTACACCTATTCGTCTGCCTGGTTCGATGCGATTTCCCCGGAGCCGAAGCTGGGCCGGGCCGCTATTTCCCGTGGTTCGCTCGCCACCTTGGCCCAGTTGGAGGAGTTGGCACCGAAGCTGGCCAAGGAACCCCTGAAGTTCAATGCTCCCCAATTGGTGACGGTGCCGGATATTTTCCCCTCCTTCACCATGAATAAGCTCAGCATGATTGCCATTGGGGAATTGTGGTGGCTCAAGTCGGGCACCTATAAGAACAAGGTGCAAAACCTCACCCAGTTCTACCAGCCACTCGACCTCATTGGGGAGTGGAACCGTGGCTATGGCTCCAAGGGATTCTTGCAGTACCAGTTCGTGGTGCCCACCGATGCGGTGGAGCCGTTCAAGGAGATTGTGCGCGATATTCAGCGTTCCGGCCACTATTCGGCCCTGAACGTGTTCAAGCTGTTTGGTCCGGGTAACCGTGCCCCCTTGTCGTACCCGATGCCGGGCTGGAATGTGTGCGTGGACTTCCCGATCAAGAAGGGCCTGGGCGCATTCTTGGATGATCTGGACCGTCGGGTCATGGAGTTTGGTGGCCGACTGTATTTGGCTAAGGAGTCCCGTACCTCCGCCGAGAACTTCCATAAGATGTATCCAGGTTTGAAGGATTGGTTGAAGTTGCGGCACGAGATCGACCCCACCGGGGTGTTCGCCTCCGATATGTCCCGTCGACTGGAACTGAACTAA
- a CDS encoding M13 family metallopeptidase has product MTDLFRFVNEGWLATHAIPDDRPIDGTFYQLSEQAELDVYEIVKNSPDSRAGKLFHSFMDTEAIEAAGIAPLDPDLQLIDAVTSVDELVAAFVKLCRTGVDVPVGAYVAKDSGSDDAIPYLAQAGLGLPDEAYYREPMHQQTLAAYQQHVGTMLAFLGLDATAAERVVALEKDIAAGHWDVVSTRDAVKTYNPTALADLPGPVRDLMVGILQGTTDKVIARMPSFLDHVAGLLTADRLDDWKLWAKWHVLRGRAGLLTDEISQANFAFYGTVLTGTPVQRDRWKRGLDLADSYVGQEIGQLFVAKHFPESSKTEMVELVDYLVKAYHERISQLPWMTPATRERALEKLAKFQAKIGYPDKWRDYTGLEFESDGAALVENVRRGSAFLHDYELNKVSKPYDRSEWFSTPQTVNAFYNPTVNDITFPAAILRPPFYSPDADAAENFGAIGAVIGHEIGHGFDDQGSQYDGDGNLHSWWSDEDRAAFTERTAKLVDQFQGLVPTSVREAGIETTGVNGEFTLGENIGDLGGLGIAIVAYRMYLADRGLTLADAPVRPFVAEGGSPELAKHEFSGLQRLFLAWSHVWRSKTRPELDVQLMASDPHSPSEFRCNVIAGNVAEFYEAFEVPADAPMFIAPENRVTIW; this is encoded by the coding sequence ATGACTGATTTGTTCCGGTTCGTCAACGAAGGTTGGCTTGCCACACACGCCATTCCCGATGATCGCCCGATTGATGGCACATTCTACCAATTGAGTGAGCAGGCAGAGTTGGATGTTTATGAGATTGTGAAGAATTCTCCAGATTCTCGCGCCGGCAAGCTGTTTCATTCGTTCATGGATACCGAGGCGATTGAGGCCGCCGGCATCGCACCGCTTGACCCCGACTTGCAGCTTATCGACGCCGTGACCAGCGTTGATGAGCTTGTTGCGGCTTTCGTGAAGCTGTGTCGCACTGGCGTGGACGTGCCGGTGGGCGCGTATGTGGCCAAGGATTCCGGCTCCGATGACGCCATCCCCTACCTGGCCCAGGCCGGCCTGGGCCTGCCCGACGAGGCCTACTACCGGGAGCCGATGCACCAGCAAACCCTGGCCGCCTACCAGCAGCATGTGGGCACCATGCTGGCGTTTTTGGGGCTAGATGCCACCGCAGCGGAGCGGGTCGTCGCCCTGGAGAAAGATATTGCGGCCGGCCACTGGGATGTGGTCTCCACCCGGGATGCGGTGAAAACCTATAACCCCACCGCGCTTGCGGATCTTCCGGGACCAGTGCGGGACCTGATGGTGGGAATCCTCCAGGGCACCACGGACAAGGTCATTGCCAGGATGCCGTCTTTCCTGGATCATGTGGCGGGCCTGCTCACGGCGGACCGGTTGGATGATTGGAAGCTGTGGGCGAAATGGCATGTGTTGCGCGGCCGGGCCGGCCTGCTCACGGATGAGATTTCCCAGGCGAATTTCGCGTTCTACGGCACGGTACTCACCGGCACCCCGGTGCAGCGAGACCGGTGGAAGCGCGGCCTGGATCTCGCCGACAGTTATGTGGGGCAGGAGATTGGTCAACTGTTTGTGGCCAAGCATTTCCCGGAAAGTTCAAAAACCGAAATGGTGGAGTTGGTAGATTACCTGGTCAAGGCCTACCACGAACGGATCAGCCAGTTGCCGTGGATGACCCCAGCAACCCGAGAACGAGCCCTGGAGAAGCTGGCCAAGTTCCAGGCCAAGATCGGCTACCCGGATAAGTGGCGGGATTACACCGGCCTGGAGTTCGAGTCGGATGGGGCTGCCTTGGTGGAAAACGTGCGCCGGGGTTCCGCATTCCTGCACGACTATGAGTTGAACAAAGTTTCGAAGCCTTATGATCGTTCGGAGTGGTTTAGCACCCCGCAGACCGTGAATGCGTTCTATAATCCGACGGTCAACGATATTACGTTCCCCGCCGCTATTTTACGCCCACCGTTCTACTCCCCTGACGCCGATGCGGCGGAGAATTTCGGGGCGATTGGCGCGGTGATCGGCCACGAGATCGGCCACGGGTTTGACGACCAGGGTTCCCAATATGATGGTGACGGTAATCTGCATTCCTGGTGGTCTGATGAGGATCGGGCGGCGTTCACGGAACGCACCGCGAAGCTGGTGGACCAGTTCCAGGGTCTTGTTCCCACATCGGTCCGGGAGGCTGGTATTGAAACCACCGGGGTGAATGGCGAGTTCACTCTAGGCGAGAACATTGGTGACCTGGGCGGTTTGGGCATTGCCATTGTGGCCTACCGCATGTATTTGGCCGATCGGGGTTTGACCTTGGCGGATGCCCCGGTCCGCCCGTTTGTTGCCGAGGGTGGTTCGCCGGAGTTAGCGAAGCACGAGTTTTCGGGGTTGCAGCGCCTGTTTTTGGCGTGGTCGCATGTGTGGCGGTCGAAGACCCGCCCGGAGTTGGATGTGCAGTTGATGGCGTCAGATCCGCATTCGCCCTCGGAGTTCCGGTGCAATGTGATTGCGGGGAATGTGGCCGAGTTCTATGAGGCGTTTGAGGTGCCGGCGGATGCGCCCATGTTTATCGCCCCGGAGAACCGGGTGACCATCTGGTAA
- a CDS encoding galactan 5-O-arabinofuranosyltransferase, whose protein sequence is MTLTESGQRDFVDTSRLQEYGPDVLSTPRTVVGIIAAALGGAVFTLGCWFALKTTHLPAFGPSNVTKAVGTFGTVLVLLTVAGLTLLWVLDEKKQQPHPRWRTWITYVVSYLSPAALIVTTLAIHLAATRLYLDGITVDQGFRTQFMTRMADGWGLSDMNYIDMPTFYPAMWFWFGGRLANLLGIPGWEVFQPWALISLAAAGSTLVPVWQRLVGSLPVATAIALVSTCVTLVMSAEEPYAAIISLGVPAAVVAARRALVGRNMAMVGLIVYLGCSASSYTLYTAVVALSTMVIAALFSGVVLKSITPIIRLVIIGVGSMAIAAIWWAPYFLAILQGRPVSGATASHYLPLEGTRVPLPMLAPSVIGLLCLIGLVYLIVRSSNYDVRMLGVALLVFYGWVALSMVFTLIGSTLLGFRMDVVIATTLATAGVLGVAELRIYAIHQWLFPQEFDVKTSRMITCVFLAILMVGGLSYAQNIPNQNADPIERAYSDTDGYGERADRYPPDSTQYYKQVAEFIDKHMGLQRNETVVLTDELNFMSYYPYRGFQAFTSHYANPLGEFDVRNQTITEWALGSWENANTPEKFLAKMLEAKWRAPQAFVFRADLESYKQDKAAGKDSSGWVYDLAEDIYPNNPNVRFHGLRFNPEVFVGDGTEWEVKQIGPFVVAVRSFAR, encoded by the coding sequence ATGACTTTAACGGAATCAGGTCAACGGGACTTCGTTGATACCTCACGGTTACAGGAATATGGTCCCGATGTCTTGAGCACCCCCCGCACCGTCGTCGGCATTATTGCCGCAGCTCTAGGCGGTGCGGTCTTCACGCTGGGGTGCTGGTTTGCGTTGAAAACCACGCACCTGCCGGCCTTTGGGCCCTCCAATGTGACTAAGGCTGTTGGCACGTTTGGGACCGTGCTGGTCTTGCTCACGGTGGCCGGGCTCACCCTATTGTGGGTGTTGGATGAGAAGAAGCAACAACCGCACCCCCGGTGGCGCACCTGGATCACCTATGTGGTCAGCTACCTGTCCCCCGCCGCATTGATCGTCACCACTTTGGCCATTCACTTGGCGGCCACCCGGCTGTATTTGGATGGCATCACGGTGGACCAGGGATTCCGCACCCAGTTCATGACCCGCATGGCCGACGGTTGGGGCCTGTCGGACATGAACTATATTGACATGCCTACCTTCTACCCGGCCATGTGGTTTTGGTTCGGGGGCCGGCTGGCAAACCTCTTGGGCATACCGGGCTGGGAGGTGTTTCAGCCGTGGGCGTTGATATCCCTGGCCGCCGCCGGCTCCACCCTGGTGCCGGTGTGGCAACGGCTGGTGGGCAGCCTGCCGGTAGCCACCGCCATTGCCCTGGTCAGCACGTGCGTCACCCTGGTGATGAGCGCCGAGGAACCCTATGCCGCCATTATTTCCCTGGGCGTGCCGGCCGCCGTGGTGGCCGCCCGCCGGGCATTGGTGGGTCGGAACATGGCCATGGTGGGGTTGATTGTCTACCTGGGGTGTTCGGCGTCGTCCTATACCTTATATACAGCGGTGGTAGCGCTCAGCACCATGGTGATCGCCGCTCTGTTCTCGGGGGTGGTGTTGAAGTCGATAACCCCCATCATCCGATTGGTCATTATCGGGGTGGGGTCCATGGCGATCGCGGCCATTTGGTGGGCGCCCTACTTCCTGGCCATTCTTCAGGGGCGCCCGGTGTCGGGGGCGACCGCCTCGCATTATCTTCCCCTGGAGGGCACGCGGGTGCCACTGCCCATGTTGGCGCCGTCGGTGATTGGGCTGTTATGCCTGATCGGCCTGGTGTATTTGATTGTGCGGTCCAGTAATTATGATGTGCGCATGCTGGGGGTGGCGCTGTTGGTGTTCTACGGCTGGGTGGCGCTCTCTATGGTGTTTACCCTCATAGGGTCGACGCTGCTTGGGTTCCGCATGGATGTGGTGATTGCCACTACCTTGGCGACGGCCGGCGTGTTGGGCGTGGCCGAGCTGCGGATTTATGCGATCCACCAGTGGTTATTCCCCCAAGAGTTCGATGTGAAGACGTCGCGGATGATTACCTGCGTATTCCTGGCAATCCTCATGGTGGGCGGCCTCAGCTATGCGCAAAACATTCCGAACCAGAATGCGGACCCGATTGAGCGGGCATATTCGGACACGGATGGTTATGGGGAACGGGCCGACCGGTATCCGCCGGATTCTACCCAGTACTACAAGCAGGTGGCGGAGTTCATCGACAAGCACATGGGGTTACAACGCAATGAAACCGTGGTACTCACGGACGAATTAAACTTCATGTCGTATTACCCATACCGGGGTTTCCAGGCGTTTACCAGCCACTATGCCAACCCACTGGGGGAATTTGATGTGCGCAACCAAACGATTACGGAGTGGGCATTGGGCAGTTGGGAAAACGCCAACACACCCGAAAAATTCTTGGCAAAAATGCTGGAGGCAAAGTGGCGAGCCCCGCAGGCATTCGTGTTCCGGGCGGACCTGGAATCCTATAAGCAGGACAAAGCCGCAGGTAAAGACAGCAGCGGGTGGGTGTATGACCTGGCCGAAGACATTTACCCGAATAATCCCAATGTGCGGTTCCACGGGCTCCGGTTCAACCCGGAAGTGTTCGTGGGCGACGGCACGGAGTGGGAAGTCAAACAGATTGGCCCATTTGTGGTGGCAGTACGAAGCTTCGCGAGATAA
- a CDS encoding decaprenylphospho-beta-D-erythro-pentofuranosid-2-ulose 2-reductase gives MLNAVGQAQSILLLGGTSEIGLAIVTEFLSKGPAKVVLAARKNSPRLDNSVALVKAAGASEVEVIDFDATDFANHPKVIDKAFAGGDIDIAIVAFGTLGDQEALWHDQKLAVESAQTNFTGPVSVGVLLAEKFRTQGHGNIIALSSVAGQRVRRSNFVYGAAKAGMDGFYVNLGEALRDVGVNVLVVRPGQVRTKMSTVAGEPEAPLTVNKEDVAKAVVDAVVSHKEAIFVHPLFQPVSLAFKVIPQKIFRKLPF, from the coding sequence ATGTTGAACGCTGTGGGTCAAGCCCAAAGTATTCTATTGCTCGGCGGCACCTCGGAGATCGGCCTAGCTATCGTCACGGAGTTTCTGTCGAAGGGCCCGGCCAAGGTGGTGTTGGCTGCTCGGAAGAATTCGCCCCGGCTTGACAACTCTGTCGCCTTGGTGAAGGCCGCCGGCGCCTCCGAGGTTGAGGTCATTGATTTCGACGCCACCGATTTCGCCAACCATCCGAAGGTCATTGACAAGGCGTTTGCCGGTGGCGACATCGACATCGCTATCGTGGCTTTCGGCACCCTGGGCGACCAGGAGGCCCTGTGGCACGACCAGAAGCTGGCCGTGGAGTCGGCGCAAACCAACTTCACCGGCCCGGTGTCGGTGGGTGTGCTGTTGGCGGAGAAGTTCCGGACTCAGGGCCACGGCAATATTATTGCGCTGAGTTCGGTGGCTGGCCAGCGGGTTCGCCGGTCGAATTTTGTGTATGGCGCCGCCAAAGCCGGCATGGATGGTTTCTATGTGAACCTGGGCGAAGCCCTGCGCGATGTCGGCGTGAATGTGTTGGTGGTTCGGCCGGGTCAGGTGCGCACCAAGATGTCCACCGTTGCTGGTGAGCCCGAGGCCCCGTTGACCGTGAATAAGGAAGATGTGGCCAAGGCGGTTGTTGACGCCGTGGTGTCGCATAAGGAAGCAATCTTCGTGCACCCGTTGTTCCAGCCGGTGTCGTTGGCGTTTAAGGTGATTCCGCAGAAGATTTTCCGTAAACTGCCGTTCTAA
- a CDS encoding arabinosyltransferase domain-containing protein has translation MLRRVAAISGVVGFVLFMLTPFMPVDQVQSSLTWPQNGNLNSVNAPLVSYAPENLDITVPISALKSLREDETTVVSTLPSTSEKATERGLFVRSDKGALDVVLRDNVFFQMDAEEVAALPRDAVLKIHSGLKETWVEIPGATDANGQPLRKANDKKDDKEDLRPQISGIYTELTGDAEPLIRAGLNVQVEINSRYTSSPTVLKYFTMIGGVLCTLVALWALFRIDRLDGKGRYPFWPKGFFRPRPLDGLVAGVLVLWYFFGANTSDDGFILTMARVSLESDYMANYYRWFGVPESPFGAPYYDFLALMTRVSTASTWMRLPSLVAGLLIWLIVSREVLPRLGAGIAARRAAHWTAALMFLAFWLPYNNGLRPEPIIALGTLTAWVSFERSIEQKRLTPAAIGTIIAAFTLACGPTGLMAVSALLVTLSSLIRIMNRWLDYFGVTEDSTRWQRISGWTAMLAPFMAAGTSVFIAVFGDQTLANVRESTYVRADKGPSLQWFQEWVRYEVLFQQEVDGSFSRRFAVLIAFMSIVFVFASMLRNGKVPGSSRGPSLRLMMIFIGTLFFMSFTPTKWTHHFGVWAGIAAALGGLGAIALSEFANRSRHTRTLVLGGLLFMFAFALSGTNGWWYVSSYGIPWWDKSIQFKAIEASTVVMVISVIVLLVGIVQSFRVGLATELDDASAAYKKADRKPSRFTLLFSAPIAAFCLVAILFSMLSFAKAFITQYPAYSVGLGNMNSVVGKTCGLADYVLVETNTNESFLKPLTSKLGDSLQVDKKTRGFEPDRIPQLGSDQLPDLVSAGDRLNVEGGRSTTKGVNGSKWVLPFNLDPAKVPVMGSYTVGRQYYAQITTDWYDLPKSTPEAPLIVVSAAGIIEGVDADGVTQEGRKLLLEYGKKNASGGVDKLGETQMLDIGPKKKWRNLRLPIDDLPKDADAVRIYAEDDSLDPEQWLVVTPPRVPKLDSLNSVVGSTEPGLLDWSVPLQFTCQRPFSHYAGVAEIPTFRILPDYKGKRSGASFEDYHGGGVLGTAESVNYSYELPGYAKDDWLRDWGSLELYALRPNSQGQTPDVARIDRTTKTRWGWWSPGHQNIDTDKKDYLN, from the coding sequence ATGTTACGACGGGTGGCCGCCATCAGCGGTGTGGTGGGATTTGTGCTTTTCATGCTCACCCCATTCATGCCAGTGGACCAGGTGCAGTCCTCCCTGACCTGGCCGCAAAACGGGAACCTCAATAGCGTCAACGCACCCCTGGTGTCGTACGCACCGGAAAACCTTGATATCACGGTGCCGATCTCCGCGCTGAAATCCCTGCGTGAGGACGAAACCACGGTGGTGAGCACCCTGCCGTCGACAAGCGAAAAAGCGACCGAACGTGGCCTGTTCGTGCGCTCCGACAAGGGCGCGCTGGACGTAGTGCTGCGGGATAACGTGTTCTTCCAAATGGATGCCGAGGAAGTGGCCGCCCTGCCGCGGGATGCAGTGCTGAAAATCCACTCGGGGTTGAAGGAAACCTGGGTGGAAATTCCCGGCGCCACCGACGCCAACGGTCAGCCGCTGCGCAAGGCCAACGACAAAAAGGACGATAAAGAAGATCTGCGCCCCCAAATTTCCGGCATTTACACCGAGCTGACTGGGGATGCGGAGCCGCTCATCCGGGCTGGGCTCAATGTGCAGGTGGAGATCAATTCCCGCTACACCTCCTCCCCCACCGTGCTGAAATATTTCACCATGATCGGCGGGGTGTTGTGCACCCTGGTGGCGTTGTGGGCGCTGTTCCGCATTGACCGGTTGGATGGTAAGGGCCGGTATCCGTTCTGGCCGAAGGGTTTTTTCCGGCCGCGCCCTTTGGATGGCCTGGTGGCCGGGGTGTTGGTGCTGTGGTATTTCTTCGGGGCGAACACGTCGGACGATGGGTTTATTTTGACCATGGCCCGGGTGTCGTTGGAGTCGGACTATATGGCCAACTATTACCGGTGGTTTGGGGTTCCCGAATCCCCGTTCGGTGCGCCCTATTATGATTTCCTGGCGTTAATGACCCGGGTGTCGACCGCATCCACGTGGATGCGGCTGCCGTCGCTGGTGGCTGGCTTGTTGATCTGGCTGATTGTGTCCCGGGAGGTGCTGCCGCGCCTGGGTGCGGGGATTGCCGCCCGTAGGGCTGCGCATTGGACGGCGGCGCTCATGTTTTTGGCGTTTTGGCTTCCCTATAATAATGGTTTGCGCCCGGAGCCGATCATTGCGTTGGGCACGTTGACCGCCTGGGTGTCGTTCGAACGTTCCATCGAGCAGAAGCGGTTGACGCCGGCGGCTATTGGCACGATCATTGCGGCGTTCACCTTGGCGTGTGGCCCGACCGGCCTGATGGCGGTGTCGGCGTTGCTAGTGACGTTGTCGAGCCTGATTCGGATCATGAACCGGTGGTTGGACTATTTTGGGGTGACGGAGGATTCCACCCGGTGGCAGCGGATCAGCGGGTGGACGGCCATGTTGGCGCCGTTTATGGCGGCCGGCACGTCAGTGTTCATTGCCGTGTTCGGGGATCAAACGTTGGCGAATGTGCGGGAGTCCACCTATGTGCGTGCGGATAAGGGCCCGTCGCTACAGTGGTTCCAGGAGTGGGTGCGCTACGAGGTGCTGTTCCAGCAGGAGGTGGATGGGTCGTTCTCCCGCCGGTTTGCGGTGTTGATTGCGTTCATGAGCATTGTGTTTGTGTTCGCGTCGATGCTGCGGAACGGTAAGGTGCCGGGGTCGAGCCGGGGCCCATCGCTGCGGCTGATGATGATTTTCATCGGCACCCTGTTCTTTATGAGTTTCACCCCGACGAAGTGGACCCACCACTTTGGGGTGTGGGCCGGTATCGCGGCGGCCCTGGGTGGCCTGGGGGCGATTGCTTTGAGCGAGTTCGCTAACCGGTCGCGGCACACCCGCACCCTGGTGTTGGGTGGGTTGTTGTTTATGTTTGCGTTCGCCCTGTCGGGCACGAACGGCTGGTGGTATGTGTCCAGTTACGGTATTCCGTGGTGGGATAAGTCCATCCAGTTCAAGGCGATTGAGGCGTCCACGGTGGTCATGGTGATTTCCGTGATTGTGCTGCTGGTTGGTATTGTGCAATCGTTCCGGGTGGGGTTGGCCACGGAGTTGGATGATGCGTCGGCAGCCTATAAGAAGGCGGATCGGAAACCCAGCCGGTTTACGTTATTATTCTCCGCCCCGATTGCGGCGTTTTGCCTGGTGGCGATCCTGTTTTCCATGCTGTCGTTCGCAAAAGCGTTTATCACCCAGTATCCGGCGTATTCGGTGGGATTGGGGAATATGAACAGTGTTGTGGGGAAGACCTGTGGCCTGGCGGATTATGTGCTGGTGGAGACAAACACGAACGAGTCGTTCTTGAAGCCGCTCACCAGTAAGTTGGGGGATTCCCTCCAGGTGGATAAGAAAACCCGGGGTTTTGAGCCGGATCGGATTCCCCAATTGGGGAGCGACCAGCTGCCGGATCTGGTGAGTGCGGGGGATCGCCTAAATGTGGAGGGTGGCCGCAGCACCACGAAGGGTGTGAATGGTTCGAAGTGGGTGTTGCCGTTTAACCTGGATCCGGCGAAGGTGCCGGTGATGGGCTCGTATACGGTGGGCCGCCAATATTATGCGCAGATCACCACGGACTGGTATGACTTGCCGAAGTCTACGCCGGAGGCGCCACTGATTGTGGTGTCGGCGGCGGGCATTATTGAGGGTGTTGACGCTGATGGTGTCACCCAGGAGGGCCGGAAGTTGCTGTTGGAGTACGGCAAGAAGAATGCTTCCGGTGGGGTGGATAAGTTGGGTGAAACCCAGATGCTGGATATTGGCCCGAAAAAGAAGTGGCGTAACCTGCGGCTTCCCATTGATGATCTGCCGAAGGATGCGGATGCGGTGCGTATCTATGCTGAGGATGATTCGCTCGACCCGGAGCAGTGGCTGGTGGTGACGCCGCCGCGGGTGCCGAAGCTGGATTCGTTGAATTCGGTGGTTGGCAGCACGGAGCCGGGGTTGTTGGACTGGTCGGTGCCGTTGCAGTTCACGTGCCAGCGGCCGTTTAGCCACTATGCGGGTGTTGCGGAGATTCCCACGTTCCGTATCCTGCCGGACTATAAGGGGAAGCGTTCAGGCGCCAGCTTCGAGGATTATCATGGCGGTGGTGTGTTGGGCACCGCGGAGTCCGTGAATTATTCCTATGAGTTGCCGGGTTATGCCAAGGATGATTGGTTGCGTGACTGGGGTTCCCTGGAACTCTATGCGTTGCGCCCGAATTCGCAGGGCCAGACGCCGGATGTGGCGCGCATTGACCGGACCACGAAGACCCGGTGGGGTTGGTGGTCGCCGGGGCACCAGAATATTGATACGGATAAGAAGGATTATTTGAATTAG
- a CDS encoding PrsW family intramembrane metalloprotease: MLRYGKTVLLVSVVLGVIVSLFSIGMSAFLVDAPVSLINLAGFIAYLIVGTAIFRVSPMWPEELNWKWYLTCLLWGGCASVGVVSVIGSPISTVLKRLNLMFFEAALGGAYPEEISKLLGVALILIVSQRFSRPWHGFVVGGMVGLGFEAFENIVYGSFGAMIDPNSDVDGALSVWGYRTVAGPGLHMCLTAISGLAIGYAIYLADIPMRKRLAYMFGGLGTSFLLHFAWNTIISAGNLQIVWWVGVAIVLYGTFLSCWVHCVRQIKTEGSGPITVPHLPLASLEEPAPDAPPATQVMPGVQPPEGFSTQ, translated from the coding sequence ATGCTGCGTTACGGAAAAACCGTGCTGCTGGTCAGCGTGGTCCTTGGGGTGATCGTCTCACTATTCAGCATCGGCATGAGCGCCTTCCTGGTGGACGCGCCGGTAAGCCTTATCAACCTGGCCGGATTCATCGCCTACCTGATAGTCGGCACCGCAATTTTTCGGGTATCGCCCATGTGGCCGGAAGAACTCAACTGGAAATGGTACCTGACCTGCCTACTTTGGGGTGGGTGCGCCTCGGTTGGGGTGGTGTCGGTGATCGGCTCGCCCATTAGCACGGTGCTGAAGCGGCTCAACCTGATGTTTTTCGAGGCCGCCCTTGGCGGGGCCTACCCGGAAGAAATTTCCAAACTCTTAGGTGTCGCCCTTATTCTCATTGTGTCGCAGCGATTCAGCAGGCCATGGCACGGGTTCGTGGTCGGCGGCATGGTGGGCCTGGGTTTCGAAGCTTTCGAAAACATAGTCTATGGGAGCTTCGGGGCGATGATTGACCCGAATTCGGATGTGGATGGTGCCCTATCCGTGTGGGGATATCGCACGGTTGCCGGTCCTGGCCTGCACATGTGTTTGACGGCGATTTCCGGGCTAGCGATCGGCTATGCCATTTACCTTGCCGACATTCCCATGCGCAAGCGATTAGCATACATGTTCGGTGGCTTGGGGACGAGTTTTCTCCTCCACTTCGCCTGGAACACCATCATTTCCGCCGGAAACCTCCAGATCGTGTGGTGGGTTGGTGTTGCCATCGTGCTCTACGGCACATTCCTGTCGTGCTGGGTGCATTGCGTCCGCCAAATCAAAACCGAAGGTAGCGGCCCCATCACGGTTCCCCACTTGCCGTTGGCCTCCCTGGAAGAGCCTGCGCCCGATGCGCCCCCCGCCACGCAGGTCATGCCCGGTGTCCAACCCCCCGAAGGCTTTTCGACGCAATAA